The Alkalibacter rhizosphaerae genomic sequence ATATATATCGGTATCGATACATACGAACCAATAGAGCAAACAGTCATAAGAATCACACCAATCAAGGTGTTTCGAGCTCGCGTTTCCATTACTAAACCCCTTTCCCATTCATTAATCTATTGGGTCATTATTCCTGTATCATCAAACGAGCACCACCGTCAGCTACAATGGTGGATCCATGCATAAACGCCGAGACATCAGTACACATCATAAAAACCACTCGGGCAACTTCATCTGGATTGCGCGTCGCTGGAGTTTTTGGTGACTTTTGATGTATCTCATACATTGAGGCGTCCATACCTTCCGTATGCAATGCACCAGGCGTTACCATCCCTCCAGGCAAAACACAGTTTATCGTAATCCCAAGAGGTTTGAGCTCTCTTGCAAGAGATTGAGAAACTGACACCAAGCCACCTTTCGCAGATGAATAATGCGACAAAAATCCGTAAGGAGACTCCATGGACAGCCCTGCCACTGATGCTACGTTGACTATTTTCCCTCGAATGTTTTGCTTTACCATTTCTTTGGCAACAGCCTGGCAGAAAAAATAATTTCCTTTAAGGTCCGTATCAATGGTAGCGTCCCAAGTTTCTTCCGTCATATCCAAAAATCTTTTCATGCTCCATACCG encodes the following:
- a CDS encoding SDR family NAD(P)-dependent oxidoreductase, which gives rise to MEKLYVYDEKYEKTRGMDLKIAQSNVPFADMLSLEGKSVIVTGGSRGLGFHVVNRLCEAGAEVMIVDIAKEFAQDALEYFAGKGYQVQYKEADIRSVDQINEAVEAAIEAFGKIDILVNNAAVWSMKRFLDMTEETWDATIDTDLKGNYFFCQAVAKEMVKQNIRGKIVNVASVAGLSMESPYGFLSHYSSAKGGLVSVSQSLARELKPLGITINCVLPGGMVTPGALHTEGMDASMYEIHQKSPKTPATRNPDEVARVVFMMCTDVSAFMHGSTIVADGGARLMIQE